TTGAGTCGTTCTCCCATTGCTAGTGCCGCATTGACAGCACGGCGGGCATCCTCAGCTATCTCTTCCTTCTTGACACGAGGAATAGGTACGCCAAAAATAGCCATTACCCCGTCGCCAATAAACTTGTTAACAATGCCATGCTGAGCTTGAATTTCTTGGGTCATTGCTGACAGGTATTCATTTAGCCAGACTAGTAACTCTTGGGGAGCCATCTGTTCAGAGATAGTGCTGAAGTCTTTAATATCAGTAAACAGCATGGTGGCAGTCATGGCTTGCCCTGGCAACATACCAGCTTCTAAGAGACTAGCACGTGAGTCCCACAAGGCGTTAGCAATTTCTGGAGAAGTATTTTGCCCCAATAGGGTCATCACCATTTGCTGCTGGCGTTGTGCCTGTTGGGCACGATAGGTAATGACTACGCTGCTGGTAAGAATAGTAGCTAGGGCAGGCGCTACGATCGGGATCCAACTGTGGTGGATAAAGCTGCCATACCCGATACCGACAATTACACCAACACTGGCTAATCCGCCCAGGGTTAGGAATAGCGGGTTGCGCAGTTGCCATGCCAATACACCACCTACTAAGGCAGTTCCACAAATCCAGAGAATTTCTAACCATTCTGGCCAGAACCAAAAGGGCGGGCGTTTACCACTGACAGCATCCAGAAACTGGCTGACCATCTGGGCATGAATTTCAACCCCATACATCTTGACACCTTCTTTGGCAGCCGCACTGTAGGGGGTAAAGAAGGAATCTTTTGTGCTAATCGAGGTGTTACCAATCAAGATAATTTTGCCCCTAACCGCCTCAGGGTTAACTTGGCGGTGCATCAACTGGGTCAGGGTCACCTGGGGTATTGAACGCTGAGCAGCACGATAATTGAGTAAGATTTGATAGCCAGCAGAGTCAATATTTTGGTAAGCGCCAGAGTTTGGCTTCAGGGATTGAAAGGTTGCTTTGCCCCAAGTCACCCGATCGGGCCTGCTTTCATCCTGCCGAGGGAAGAGGTTCTGTTGCCCCAGATGCAGAAGGGCAAGTTGCAGAGCAAAGGAATAGACACTGGTTTCATGTAGCTTCACCTCCAGTACACTGCGCCGAACAACCCCATCTGGATCAGTAACAACATCATTGAAACCAACTTGACTCGGAGAAATAGCAGCAGGTGCTGGAATGCCGATCGGATCCTCGGCGGAGGGAAGCTTAGTAATAGCAATAACATTGGAAGCAGTAAACTGCTTGGCTAGTTTAGCTGTACCAGGAGGCTGGGGTAAATCACGATAGATATCCACGCCGATCGCAGCTGGTTCGTAGTGCTGAAGTCGCTCTAGAGCCGTTGCCATAACCTCGTCAGTTAAGGTTGTCCCATAGCGTTTGATATCGTCTTCGGTGATTGCAACAATCAAGACACAAGGATCCTGCCCTAGATTAGGGCGAGCACGCACCATC
This genomic stretch from Cyanobacteriota bacterium harbors:
- a CDS encoding adenylate/guanylate cyclase domain-containing protein; protein product: MNLTFFRQLQSNKLTRQLSKLDWFGLVVVATSTAAIAGLVLGIRHLGLFQPLELKVYDQMVRARPNLGQDPCVLIVAITEDDIKRYGTTLTDEVMATALERLQHYEPAAIGVDIYRDLPQPPGTAKLAKQFTASNVIAITKLPSAEDPIGIPAPAAISPSQVGFNDVVTDPDGVVRRSVLEVKLHETSVYSFALQLALLHLGQQNLFPRQDESRPDRVTWGKATFQSLKPNSGAYQNIDSAGYQILLNYRAAQRSIPQVTLTQLMHRQVNPEAVRGKIILIGNTSISTKDSFFTPYSAAAKEGVKMYGVEIHAQMVSQFLDAVSGKRPPFWFWPEWLEILWICGTALVGGVLAWQLRNPLFLTLGGLASVGVIVGIGYGSFIHHSWIPIVAPALATILTSSVVITYRAQQAQRQQQMVMTLLGQNTSPEIANALWDSRASLLEAGMLPGQAMTATMLFTDIKDFSTISEQMAPQELLVWLNEYLSAMTQEIQAQHGIVNKFIGDGVMAIFGVPIPRVKKEEIAEDARRAVNAALAMGERLKLLNKDWAARKLPTVNIRAGIYTGLVVAGSIGGKERMEYGVIGDSVNIASRLESCAKDRQEDTCRILIAQETYDYIQGEYDVQPWGPMSLKGKHKEVNVYRVLKRSEPSSPLLSDVIPTMPAPLVSSERLDSDTDIRPSLPM